In Streptomyces sclerotialus, one genomic interval encodes:
- a CDS encoding amidinotransferase, with protein MTEQNGTAATGPVRSYTEWDPLEEVIVGIVDDASFPPWHEALPPVLPQDMHETFRRHAGRPFPAERVEAARRELDEFAHILEAEGVTVRRPEPIPQRTTYSTLHWSSSGMYAAMPRDALLVVGDDIIECPMAWRSRYYESLAYRPLLKEYFRGGAKWSAGPKPELPDEQFDQEWTDGPGPDGSPRLVVTEFEPTFDAADFTRCGRDIIAQKSNVTNDFGIEWLRRHLGDEYRIHVFEFNDTHPMHIDATLVPMAPGKLLINPERVPKVPDLFKDWDVMAAPQPVMPDAHPLYMTSKWINMNILMLDEDRVIVERQDEPMIQALKNFGFTPVLCNFRNFNSFGGSFHCATLDVRRRGSLRSYL; from the coding sequence ATGACTGAGCAGAACGGCACCGCCGCGACCGGGCCCGTGCGCTCGTACACCGAGTGGGACCCGCTGGAGGAGGTCATCGTCGGGATCGTCGACGACGCCAGCTTCCCGCCCTGGCACGAGGCGCTGCCTCCGGTGCTGCCGCAGGACATGCACGAGACGTTCCGCCGGCACGCGGGCCGGCCGTTCCCGGCCGAGCGGGTCGAGGCCGCGCGCCGGGAACTGGACGAGTTCGCGCACATCCTCGAAGCGGAGGGCGTGACCGTACGGCGCCCGGAACCGATTCCGCAGCGCACGACCTACAGCACACTGCACTGGTCCAGCAGCGGCATGTACGCCGCCATGCCGCGCGATGCGCTGCTGGTGGTCGGCGACGACATCATCGAGTGCCCGATGGCCTGGCGCTCCCGCTACTACGAATCGCTGGCCTACCGGCCGCTGCTCAAGGAGTACTTCCGGGGCGGCGCCAAGTGGAGCGCCGGCCCGAAGCCCGAGCTGCCGGACGAGCAGTTCGACCAGGAGTGGACGGACGGACCCGGACCGGACGGCTCCCCGCGCCTGGTCGTCACCGAGTTCGAGCCGACCTTCGACGCCGCGGACTTCACCCGCTGCGGCCGCGACATCATCGCGCAGAAGAGCAACGTGACCAACGACTTCGGCATCGAGTGGCTGCGGCGCCACCTCGGTGACGAGTACCGCATCCACGTGTTCGAGTTCAACGACACGCACCCCATGCACATCGACGCGACCCTGGTGCCGATGGCCCCCGGGAAACTGCTCATCAACCCGGAGCGGGTGCCGAAGGTCCCGGACCTCTTCAAGGACTGGGACGTCATGGCCGCTCCCCAGCCGGTCATGCCGGACGCTCACCCGCTGTACATGACCAGCAAGTGGATCAACATGAACATCCTGATGCTGGACGAGGACCGGGTGATCGTGGAGCGTCAGGACGAGCCGATGATCCAGGCGCTCAAGAACTTCGGCTTCACCCCGGTCCTGTGCAACTTCCGGAACTTCAACAGCTTCGGCGGCTCGTTCCACTGCGCGACGCTCGACGTGCGCCGCCGCGGATCGCTGCGCTCGTACCTCTGA
- a CDS encoding thioesterase II family protein, with product MKPRRDKTFLRPPRDDCPTRLFCFPYSGLGASMFNRWPRRITDGGSDIEVCLLQPPGRENRLREPHYGTYEELAEQLADSLEPYLDRPYGFFGHCGGALAGFATAAMIAGSRLPAPACVFVSSQVAPHLGPYGRYLSMTDQQLTVELERLTRAMGGEPHPAILAMNLRVMRADITANQLYRLDEPVVLPSDVWSIGWRYDVEIRPQQMVGWATYAAPGQFRHVELPGTHHAFLTAPEALRRELAAGFARTTERQIR from the coding sequence GTGAAGCCCCGGCGCGACAAGACCTTCCTGCGGCCCCCGCGTGACGACTGCCCGACGCGGCTGTTCTGCTTCCCCTACTCCGGGCTCGGTGCGTCGATGTTCAACCGGTGGCCCCGCCGGATCACGGACGGCGGCTCGGACATCGAGGTGTGCCTGCTGCAACCGCCCGGCCGGGAGAACCGCCTGCGCGAGCCGCACTACGGCACCTACGAGGAGCTGGCCGAGCAGCTCGCCGACAGCCTGGAGCCCTACCTGGACCGTCCGTACGGCTTCTTCGGCCACTGCGGGGGCGCGCTGGCCGGGTTCGCCACCGCGGCGATGATTGCCGGCAGCCGGCTCCCCGCCCCGGCATGCGTGTTCGTCTCCTCCCAGGTCGCGCCGCACCTGGGGCCGTACGGCCGGTACCTGTCGATGACCGACCAGCAGCTGACCGTCGAACTCGAACGTCTGACCCGCGCCATGGGAGGCGAGCCGCACCCGGCCATCCTGGCGATGAACCTGCGGGTGATGCGTGCCGACATCACAGCCAACCAGCTGTACCGCCTCGACGAGCCGGTCGTCCTGCCCAGCGACGTGTGGTCGATCGGCTGGCGGTACGACGTGGAGATCCGCCCGCAGCAGATGGTCGGCTGGGCCACGTACGCCGCGCCAGGACAGTTCCGGCACGTCGAGCTCCCCGGGACGCACCACGCGTTCCTGACTGCGCCCGAGGCGCTGCGGCGGGAGCTCGCCGCAGGTTTCGCCCGCACTACCGAGAGGCAGATCCGATGA
- a CDS encoding cytochrome P450: MRITAPSHDAGVDLGTVDLADHDFYAAGDPHPVWAHMRRHAPVHRSTLPDGRSFWSVTRYHDVDAVLRDHTRFTSSRGTLLSVLGGTDPAGNKMMAASDPPVHTALRKPMSKVLSHRALQPHNPQIRRVVHRMLAPLLDGGVWDVAAAGSGFPMAFTGTLMGLPEEDWAQLARLTTTAVAPQDADYRRSEGHGTLAAAHHELFAYFSGQVRRRRRDPGDDLVGFLVEMEADGRKLRHDEIVYNCYSLLLGANVTTPHAVAATVLALIENPREWDRWRADPPLTPTAVEEGLRWSSPANHFMRYATRDMVLHGQRIQEGEAVVAWLGSANRDEDVFADPYRFDITRSPNRHVAFGFGPHYCIGAPLARIALAALFHVLVTAVERFTVAGPVEHLASNFVAGIKSLPLTARLSPEAGRAIEAAVAEDGPVVV, translated from the coding sequence GTGAGGATCACCGCTCCGTCCCACGACGCCGGCGTCGACCTCGGCACGGTCGACCTGGCGGACCACGACTTCTACGCCGCCGGGGACCCGCACCCGGTCTGGGCCCATATGCGCCGCCACGCCCCTGTGCACCGCAGCACGCTCCCGGACGGGCGCTCCTTCTGGTCGGTGACCCGCTACCACGACGTCGACGCCGTACTGCGGGACCACACCAGGTTCACCTCCAGCAGGGGCACACTGCTCTCGGTGCTGGGCGGCACGGACCCCGCGGGCAACAAGATGATGGCCGCCAGCGATCCACCGGTGCACACCGCGCTGCGCAAGCCGATGTCCAAGGTGCTCTCCCACCGCGCGCTGCAGCCGCACAACCCGCAGATCCGCCGCGTGGTGCACCGCATGCTCGCGCCGCTGCTCGACGGCGGCGTGTGGGACGTCGCCGCGGCGGGCTCGGGCTTCCCGATGGCGTTCACCGGCACGCTGATGGGCCTCCCGGAAGAGGACTGGGCCCAGCTGGCCCGGCTGACCACGACGGCCGTCGCACCGCAGGACGCCGACTACCGGCGTTCCGAGGGGCACGGCACGCTGGCCGCGGCCCACCACGAGCTGTTCGCGTACTTCTCCGGGCAGGTGCGCAGGCGCCGCCGCGACCCGGGCGACGACCTGGTGGGGTTCCTGGTCGAGATGGAGGCGGACGGCCGCAAACTACGCCACGACGAGATCGTCTACAACTGTTACAGCCTGCTGCTCGGCGCGAACGTGACCACACCGCATGCCGTCGCCGCGACCGTCCTGGCGCTCATCGAGAACCCGCGGGAGTGGGACCGCTGGCGGGCCGACCCGCCGCTGACCCCCACCGCGGTCGAGGAGGGACTGCGCTGGTCGTCCCCGGCCAACCACTTCATGCGCTACGCCACCCGCGACATGGTGCTGCACGGGCAGCGCATCCAGGAGGGCGAGGCGGTGGTGGCCTGGCTCGGCTCGGCCAATCGCGACGAGGACGTCTTCGCCGACCCGTACCGGTTCGACATCACCCGCAGCCCCAACCGGCATGTGGCCTTCGGCTTCGGGCCGCACTACTGCATCGGCGCACCGCTGGCGAGGATCGCGCTGGCCGCGCTGTTCCACGTGCTCGTCACCGCCGTGGAACGGTTCACGGTCGCCGGTCCCGTGGAGCACCTGGCGTCCAACTTCGTGGCCGGCATCAAGAGCCTGCCGCTGACCGCGCGGCTGTCCCCGGAGGCGGGCCGCGCCATCGAGGCGGCGGTGGCCGAGGACGGGCCGGTGGTCGTGTGA
- a CDS encoding non-ribosomal peptide synthetase, with amino-acid sequence MHHASTITAAFARQVAARPDAVAVSAPDATLTYSELDARAGLLAGRLRGLGVVPESRVAVDLPRSADLVVTLLAVLKAGGCYLALDPQQPEERRALVLKDAGAQVVVTPDLLAATAGTPPDTVPPPDTVPESTAYVAYTSGSTGVPKGVCVPHRAVARLVRGQELLPIRPDDVFLLLAPVAFDASTLELWGPLLNGARLVVAPPEDLSPADIEELVRREGVTTLWLTAGLFHSVVTAHRLRGMRGLRHLIAGGDVLSTAHVDRALRELPDTRLVNGYGPTENTTFTACHVLTEPVGEGRVPIGVPVTGTTVHLLDDQLRPVPDGQAGELYAGGSGLAHGYQGDPALTAARFLPDPFGATAGGRLYRTGDVARRRPDGALEFLGRTDAQLKIRGFRVEPNEIEAALCTHPEIDDAAVVAQRPHGEQLLAAFYVTERTLTTAELRAHLAALVPRYMIPAVYLRVDELPLNRNGKTDRARLAATTLPGRPELSTDYRPPGNEHEAWLAELWADLLQIDEVGVDDDFFELGGHSLMATRITVEIDERYGRAVPPVAFYEHPTIAELAEMLTTGEENQ; translated from the coding sequence ATGCATCACGCGAGCACCATCACCGCCGCGTTCGCCCGTCAAGTGGCGGCCCGGCCCGACGCCGTCGCGGTCAGCGCACCCGACGCCACCCTCACGTACTCCGAACTGGACGCGCGCGCCGGCCTCCTGGCCGGGCGGCTGCGCGGACTCGGTGTGGTCCCCGAGTCCCGCGTCGCCGTCGACCTGCCACGGTCGGCCGACCTGGTGGTGACTCTGCTGGCCGTACTCAAGGCGGGCGGCTGCTACCTCGCCCTGGACCCGCAGCAGCCCGAGGAGCGCCGCGCGCTGGTGCTCAAGGACGCGGGCGCACAGGTGGTGGTGACGCCCGATCTGCTGGCGGCCACCGCCGGGACGCCCCCGGACACGGTGCCGCCGCCGGACACCGTCCCCGAGAGCACGGCGTACGTCGCCTACACCTCCGGTTCGACCGGCGTCCCGAAAGGCGTGTGCGTCCCGCACCGCGCGGTGGCGCGGCTCGTACGGGGGCAGGAGCTGCTGCCGATACGGCCCGACGACGTGTTCCTGCTCCTGGCACCCGTGGCCTTCGACGCGTCGACACTGGAGCTGTGGGGTCCGCTGCTCAACGGCGCCCGCCTGGTCGTGGCTCCCCCGGAGGACCTGTCCCCGGCCGATATCGAGGAACTGGTCCGGCGGGAAGGCGTCACCACGCTGTGGCTGACCGCCGGGCTGTTCCACTCGGTGGTGACCGCTCACCGGCTGCGGGGCATGCGCGGGCTGCGCCACCTGATCGCCGGCGGCGACGTGCTCTCCACCGCTCACGTCGACCGAGCACTGCGTGAACTGCCGGACACCCGGCTGGTCAACGGGTACGGCCCCACCGAGAACACCACGTTCACGGCCTGTCATGTGCTCACCGAGCCGGTCGGCGAAGGCCGGGTGCCCATCGGGGTGCCGGTCACCGGTACCACCGTGCACCTCCTCGACGACCAGCTGCGGCCGGTACCCGACGGCCAGGCCGGGGAGCTGTACGCGGGCGGGTCCGGTCTCGCGCACGGCTACCAGGGCGACCCGGCGCTGACCGCGGCGCGCTTCCTCCCCGACCCGTTCGGCGCCACCGCGGGCGGGCGGCTCTACCGCACCGGGGATGTGGCCCGTCGCCGTCCCGACGGGGCGCTGGAGTTCCTCGGCCGCACCGACGCCCAGCTCAAGATCCGCGGCTTCCGGGTCGAGCCGAACGAGATAGAGGCGGCCCTGTGCACCCACCCGGAGATCGACGACGCCGCGGTCGTCGCCCAGCGGCCGCACGGCGAACAGCTCCTCGCCGCCTTCTACGTGACCGAGCGCACGCTCACCACGGCCGAGCTCCGCGCCCATCTCGCCGCACTCGTGCCGCGCTACATGATCCCCGCGGTCTACCTGCGCGTCGACGAGCTGCCGCTGAACCGCAACGGCAAGACCGACCGGGCCCGGCTCGCCGCGACGACCCTGCCCGGTCGCCCGGAGCTGAGCACCGACTACCGCCCCCCGGGCAACGAGCACGAGGCGTGGCTCGCCGAGCTGTGGGCCGACCTGCTGCAGATCGACGAGGTGGGCGTGGACGACGACTTCTTCGAGCTGGGCGGGCATTCGCTGATGGCCACCCGGATCACCGTCGAGATCGACGAGCGGTACGGACGCGCGGTACCCCCGGTCGCCTTCTACGAACACCCGACCATCGCGGAACTCGCCGAGATGCTCACCACCGGGGAGGAGAACCAGTGA
- a CDS encoding NAD(P)/FAD-dependent oxidoreductase, whose translation MDVPSSAEVVIVGGGVMGTSVAFHLAEAGVRDVVLVERDELGSGSTCKAAGGVRAQFSDALNIQLSARSLAAYHHFGRQPGQHIDLHTVGYLFLLSRPEDVASFEAGVALQNELGVPSRMVGPDEAKRLSPLIETDGLLAAAFSPEDGYCTPESVVLGYAVGARRHGATLLTGCEVLGIDTRGGEIRAVQTTGGRIETSTVVCAAGAWSSAVGEMVGVRLPVTPYRRQLAFTEPVDPDVRVPMTLDFTSAFYFRREGRGLMFGMSDPDELPGFRMNRTDEWLSKLAEKMATRVPGLLGTGITGGWAGLYEVTPDHNALIGESPDVGRFLYTTGFSGHGFMQGPAAGEIVRDLVLNKEPFVDVSPLDAQRFDGAAQLRTESNYV comes from the coding sequence ATGGACGTTCCATCCTCTGCCGAGGTGGTGATCGTCGGTGGCGGGGTCATGGGCACGAGCGTCGCGTTCCACCTCGCCGAGGCGGGCGTACGCGACGTGGTCCTGGTCGAGCGGGACGAGCTGGGGTCCGGCTCCACGTGCAAGGCCGCCGGCGGGGTCCGCGCGCAGTTCTCCGACGCGCTCAACATCCAGCTCAGTGCCCGTAGCCTGGCCGCCTACCATCACTTCGGCAGGCAGCCGGGGCAGCACATCGACCTGCACACCGTGGGCTACCTGTTCCTGCTGTCGCGTCCGGAGGACGTGGCCTCCTTCGAGGCAGGCGTCGCCCTGCAGAACGAACTGGGCGTGCCCAGCCGGATGGTGGGGCCGGACGAGGCCAAGCGCCTGTCCCCGCTGATCGAGACGGACGGACTGCTGGCGGCTGCGTTCTCGCCGGAGGACGGCTACTGCACGCCGGAGTCGGTCGTCCTCGGGTACGCCGTCGGTGCCAGACGCCACGGCGCCACGCTCCTGACCGGTTGCGAGGTGCTCGGGATCGACACCCGCGGCGGCGAGATCCGCGCCGTGCAGACCACCGGCGGCCGCATCGAGACATCGACGGTGGTGTGCGCGGCGGGTGCCTGGTCGTCCGCGGTGGGGGAGATGGTGGGCGTGCGGCTGCCGGTCACCCCGTACCGCAGGCAGCTGGCGTTCACCGAGCCGGTCGACCCGGACGTGCGGGTGCCGATGACACTCGACTTCACCTCGGCCTTCTACTTCCGCCGCGAGGGCCGGGGCCTGATGTTCGGCATGTCCGACCCGGACGAGCTGCCGGGCTTCCGGATGAACCGTACGGACGAATGGCTGTCCAAGCTCGCGGAGAAGATGGCCACGCGGGTGCCCGGTCTGCTGGGCACCGGTATCACCGGCGGATGGGCGGGCCTGTACGAAGTGACGCCGGACCACAACGCCCTGATCGGCGAGTCCCCCGACGTCGGCCGCTTCCTCTACACCACCGGGTTCTCCGGGCACGGCTTCATGCAGGGGCCGGCGGCCGGAGAGATCGTGCGTGACCTGGTGCTGAACAAGGAGCCGTTCGTCGACGTCAGCCCCCTCGATGCGCAGCGATTCGACGGCGCCGCCCAGTTGCGGACGGAGAGCAACTATGTCTGA
- a CDS encoding phosphopantetheine-binding protein has product MSDRAGTDPVTAAPTGAPAVIADSWRAVLDVPALTDDDDFFELGGDSIMVTRIVSYLRRELGVEVDMVQVWETPSFGEFRDAVTAQMGEGTT; this is encoded by the coding sequence ATGTCTGACCGAGCAGGAACCGACCCTGTGACGGCCGCCCCCACCGGCGCCCCGGCGGTGATCGCCGACTCCTGGCGTGCGGTGCTCGACGTGCCGGCGCTCACCGATGACGACGACTTCTTCGAGCTCGGCGGTGACTCGATCATGGTGACCCGGATCGTGTCCTACCTGCGGCGCGAACTGGGCGTCGAGGTGGACATGGTGCAGGTGTGGGAGACCCCGTCGTTCGGCGAATTCCGGGACGCAGTGACAGCACAGATGGGAGAGGGAACGACATGA